Within Nycticebus coucang isolate mNycCou1 chromosome 16, mNycCou1.pri, whole genome shotgun sequence, the genomic segment ACCAATCCCCTCTGGAGTATCCTCTATTATGATAATGTGCTTTCTGGTCATGACTATAAAAATAACGATGCTGGTTATAATATTTATTGTGATCTTTATagtcattttcttttatactgtTTTCTTCTGCAATAACAGCTTTTACATCTTGTCCAAAAAGGGAAGAACCATCAAAGGGCAAATGAGAGATCTTCTCCTGGGGTTTCTTAGTGAGAGATGTAAGTCGGAGCCAGGCTTGCCTTCTGTAGTCTACTGCCATGGCCATAACTCTAACTACAGAGTCCATTATGTCCCTAGTAGTACAAAGCTGCCAAAGGCCTGCATCCATACCATCAGATGTTATACATCTTGCTTTTCCACGATCAAACTCTGGATCATGGACCAGATCTTCCATGTCTTCCCAGAGTTTACGCTGATATTGAGTCATATAGGCCATGTAGCTAGCAGCCCGAGCTGCAATGGAGGCAGCATGGTAAAACCTACAACCCATGACTTCCATTTCTTTTGAGGTAGCATCCAGAGGTGATGTTGTATTTCCTCTTTTGCTGTGCTCTAACGCTTCTACAATGGGGCCCTCAGCTGGTGGATTTGGTTGAAAAGGAGATGTATCCTTGGCCACAGGATATACCCTGTGTCCCATGAAGGAAGAATGATGGCAATCAGCAGGATCTTTAAAAACCTCAGTGGTGGCAATCCTCAGAAGAGGATGCAGTGGAGGAACTAATCGTTTTTTAGAGGTCACACACTCAGGCTTCCCTTCACATGATTCTGTTTCAGATTGTAGTGTTACTCTCTTTATGACACCTCTTTGTTCCATTCTCTTCAAAAGACCTGTGAAACGAGATtggctgggatcagctggctGCCCTTTGTCATCAGCTGATGGAGATTTGCAATCTGTTTCTTCTTCAACTGTGGATAAATTTTCTTCCTTAGAGGTGGAGATGTCCCAAGGAACGGAGGAGTTCTCACTTGGCCTAGAATGATGAAATCTAAAACAGCTCCTGGACTGCAGATCACATCACTCGAGACATCTCAGCTACCTGTGTCTGGAGATAGAGGATGGCATCTTGTCCATTCTGTGTAGCTGAAGAAGATTCTACAGGTAAATCCTCCTTGACCTCAGAAGAGGTCAGAGTTTCATCACTATGAGAGGTGCTAGGCTCATCATCATCACTGCTGACCAGATCAATGTATTCAAGAACAGGTCTTAATGGTCCTTCACTAACAAACTGAATGTCATCTTCGTTTTCATCCGTTGTTGATTCAGATGCCTCAGGCCCAGCTGGAGGGACAGATTCTATTATCTCCGGCCCCGGGTCTCCCATTGCTCCGACGGCCTAACTGACAGCACCAGCGCCGTccccgccgccaccgccgccgccgctgtTGTCCCTCCCGCCGTCGCGGCCACGACTGCTCTTCCCGCCCTGCACAGCCTGGCGCTACCGCGACCCGCCCCTGCGTGAGCACCGACGCCACCAGCCGACAGACGCAAAACCGCTTCCAGGGTAGGAATTTGGATGTCCATATAAGACATGATGAAAGTATGTGGGGGATTCTGTCATCTTCCTGCGTGTATTTCATCCATGTTTTGAAACCAAACTAAAATCAGGACACATGGTTTGACAAGTAAAGAAATACTCATAGAGATATTTGAAAAGGATATTTGTTCTTAAATTCCATTGTTGCACTTCTTAGGTCCTGAGACTACAAATATACTTTTTAGTCTATTCTTATCTACTACACACATCTGCCTATGCATTTTTGCCACACAGTTCAATTTTATTAACACATCTGTGTTAAATAATTCTCATCGTCTGGAAAAAGAGAACAGCTCACAGGCCTTGATACGTTTCCTTCACTTCAAACTTTGCCTTGTCAGCATATTTCTTTGTAAGGAATGAGGAGCAATTAATGTCTTTAGTGCCACTTGATTTCTTCTTCCACTTATATTGCAAGTCAGTCCCCATAAATGAGTGGACCAACACTTCTCATTCTGAGATTTCACACTTCTGGTGATTTATGGAATTCTAGTTTCCAAAAATTTTGTCAAATCCCTAGCCCGTTCTTTGTTCTATGGCCACAGATGGAAATTATAGACAGAGTATGAAACTACTCTAAAAACTCTCAAAGTTGCACATTAGAATGACTTGTGGCCAGGTGTAGAACTGTACAGAgtactgtaatcctagtactctgagagaccaaggcaagaggatcatttgaggccaagagttcaagaccaatctgagcaagagcataccctgtctctacaaaaactagaaaaatcaacTAGCTGTTGTGGTGcccacctctagtcccagctactcaggaggctgaaacaggaggatagcttgagtccagaagtttgaggttgcagtgaagtaTGATGATACCATTGGACTCTAGCTGGTGTGATagagcaggactctgtctcaaaaacaaaaaaaaattaaaaaccactttggaaactttaaaatattggTGCCCAATATGTCATACTGGTGCCCAGGATGCCTCTATTGATTATTGGGATATTCATGAGGGTGGCAGCTCAAACATTGGTAATTAGGAAATTGAAAGAATATATTGAAGTGTACTAATGTGTGATTTGAAGTGTTTTGATACTGGATACCATATTACCATTAAACCTATGGTTAGAGTGCAGAATATTCTCATATTCTTCAGAATTTCTCTAGTGCCCCCTTCTATCAATCCTCTATGCTGAGAGGCAACTATTGTTCCAATGTCTATGTCTGCACATAAGAATTTCTGATTCTAAAACTTTCATGGAAATTAAATTGGATATTAtgtggtgattttaatttgcatttccctagaaTAATGACGCTGAGTATTTTTAACCTGCTTTtagtacatatttttcttttttaattttaatttttacatatacatgtgttaattaggtttccattcttttttgccttcacaaaattaaaaagacttaaaatttaataacaataacaatgtttaaggattagaaacaaaaaccttgtaaagaatgaccAAAcctaaatacattcagaaaaggaatcagacaattgctacatcaaaatattaagcaataataataataataatgcaaagaaagtaacattcacgttgtcaaataagagtatgtctattatgtAATGCTTTGAACCTgcgattcagtatggagtcatcagttaacttattatttttttaagtatcaaaaaatagacaacgaatatttataaataaaagtaaaagataatttcaaaaagcagattatgctaaatcttatagacgatagaaaaagaagaaatacatcaaaattattctactttaTCTGGGTGCActtgatgtatatatttttctttttgaagtgtctgttcaactcttttgtacattttaagaattggattattcttttattataacattgtatacatttaaaagataccttcacagtaaaagtaaattgtcatatacatgtattataaatattttatgagctaAAGCTTTTAATGTTGAAGTATTTTGTCCTATGAAACTGCTTTACATTCTCATCTCAGAAAAGTATTCTCTTATATTTTCCTCCCCAAACTTTAAGTCTATGATCCATCTCAAATCAGTTTTCTGCATTATGTGaggtaaaaaatagaaattttattttatgtttctctaaataaatatccagttgttaggcaccatttgttaaaaaaaaaaattacattttcttccattgaaCTCCTTTAGtacttttgttaaaaatcaattcaccatataaatgtcagtctttttaaaactctttattATAGTCTATTGATCTATTTTTATCCTTACACCAGCATGCTACAAACTTACCTACTGTACCTTTACAGTAAGTGCTGATATAAGGTGGCATGAATCCTTCAACTTTCTTCTTCTATTTCAAAATTGTTATGGCTATTCTGgttagggtgttttttttttttttgtatttctatattaCGTTTAGATTTGGcttatatatttctaaaagaaatctaGTGGgattggaattgcattgaatataGTGACATCCTAATGTTCTTATGTCTGCCAGTCCATGACCGTAacttcatttatttaggtcttttaaaaatttctcttaacaaggcgccggccccatatactgagggtggtgggttcaaacccagccccagccaaactgcaaccaaaaaatagccgggcgttgtggcgggcgcctgtagtcccagctactcgggaggctgaggcaagagaatcgcttaagcccaggagttggaggtttctgtgagctgtgtgaggccacagcactctaccgggggccataaagtgagactctgtctctacaaaaaaaaaaaaatttctcttaacAATgtcttatggttttttttttttttctgtgcatatATCTTGTCTGGTTTGGAAAGGAGCCTCTTGGCTGGCTGCCAGAGGTATGTGTCTCTTGATAGTTAGTTATCTTAAGTGTGGACTAGACTTAATGACTCACTTCTAATGAACCGAAGAATATACAGAAGTAACAGAAAGTCACATCTAACATTAGGCTGTAAACAGACTGTGACCTTTGTCTAGCTCTCTTGCCTGCTGTCTCTGAGAGAAGCCAGCTGCCATATTGTGAGTTGACCTAAGGAGAGACCCAAGTGACAGAGAATGGCTTCTGGCTATAAGCCAACAAGAAATTAAGGCTCTTAGTCCAAGTGCCTGCAAAGAACTAAATTTTGTCAACAACCATGCAAGTAAGTTTAGAAGTAAGTCTTCCAACCCCAGTTGAGCCTTTGGATAGCTGCACCCCCAATTTATGCTTAAACTTTATGAGAGCAATTAAATCAGAGGTACCAAACTAATCTTCAGTGGGTCCGCAATTGCGGACCCACTGAAATAgagataaatgtttatttcaagCAGTTAAATTTTAGGATAATTTGTTTTATGGCTATAAATAactgatacatatatatttcattattttcattccaATACCATGTTCCTGATGACtgttatttatttcacttttctgaCTGCTTCTTGTTAGTATGTAGAAATACAATCCAGTTTTGTATACTGGATTATGCATCTCATGATCTTGCTAAATTCACTATTAGTTCCAGTAGTTATTTGATACATACCAAATAACTaattgccttttttctctctatcACTCTGGGTGGGATACTGAGTATAATGTTCTATAGAATGTAGAAAGCAGACATATTTGCCTTTCTCCCAAACTTAAGAGAGGAACATTCACTATTTTATCATTAAGTGTCACCTAcactttaaagttattttttttttgataaatactcTTTGTCAGATTAAGataatatagttttctttaaacTCTATTTCAcaaaaagtttctctttttttcatttatgaatgtatattaaattttgtcaaatgctttgcATCTGTTAATCTTATGggtttttctcctttattgtgGTAATGTAATGAACTATATTGATTTAATATTATACCAACATTACATATTTAGATAAAAGCTTACATGACCATAATATATTATTCTTTCTATATATACTTATAATTTATTGGCTAAatttttttacatcatttttaCATCATGCTTTatcaatagtttatttttcttaggaTGTCTTTGCTGGTGTTGGTTTTAGAGTGGGCTGGCCACATAAAATGTATAAGGAAGTATTTCATCCTTTACTATTTTATGCAATAATTTGTGTAGAATTGCTATTAGTCATTCCTTATATGTTTGGTACAATTTACTAGTCAAGCTATCTTCTGATTCTCTTTGTGAGAACATTTTggtttaaatattcattttattttacatagggATATTCAgatattctatttcttcttgtgtcaATTTGGGTAAGTTGTGCTTTTTTATTGAGGAGTTTAACCATTTCATCTAAAGTGTTGAATTTCCTGACATAAAGTGCATAGTTTCCGTAGTTGTATAATTTGTAGTCAGATTCCCTTTTGTATTACTGACATTGTTCTTTGCTTTTCAtctgtttctgtctctttctcagcctcctcctttttgtctcattctttttttgagtttaaactttttttttattaaattatagctctgtacattaatgcaatcatggggtacaatgtgctggttttatatacaatttgagatACTTTCGTCAAACTGACATAGCCttccaccacattttcttagttattgtgttaagacatttatattctacacttagtagatttaacatgtacccttgtaaaatgcaccataggtgtggtcccaccaattactatccctccatccattctcccccccccctttcccttcccttccctcttgctCCTCTTTCCcattcatcttgggctgtagttgggttatagctttcatatggaagtgtgggttattatatattggtttcatagtagggctgagtacattggatactatgtcttccattcttgagatacttcactgagaagaatatgtgccaactccatccatgtaaacataaaagaagtaaagtttccgtcttttttaaaggctgcataatattccatggtgtacatataccaccattcatgggtcaatgggcatttgggcttcttccatgacatagaaattgtgaattgggctgcaataaacattctggtgcaagtacctttgttataaagtaatttttggtcttctggatatatacctagtagaggaattgcaggatcgtatggcaggtctatttttagatccctaaatgatctccaaacatcgttccaaaaggaacatattagcttgcattcccaccagcagtgcagaagtgttcccttttctccacatccatgccaacatctctggttttgggattttgtgatgtgggctaatcttactggagttacatgatatctcaaagtggttttgaatggcatttctctgatgattaaggatgatgagcattttttatgtgtctgtaggccatgcatctatcttcttcagaaaagcttctgttcaagtcccttgcccacaatgaaatgggatttcttgttcttttcttattaatagatttgagttctctggaatctggttatcaaacctttgtcagaagcataacctgcaaatatcctccaCCATTCTGAGGATAaagtctgcttgctttacctactgtgttttggctgtgcagaagctttttagtttcatcacatcccagtaatgtatttttggtgttgcttcagttgcccaggggatACTCCTCAttaagtattctcccaggccaatttcttccagtgtttctcctgcattcactccaagaatctttatagtttcatgtctgatgtttaaatcttttatccagtgagagtcaatttttgttaatggtgaaaggtgtgggtccagtttcagtcttctacaaatcgccagccaattctcccagcaccatttgttaaatagggaatctttcccccaatttttattgttgatgggcttatcaaagatcaaatgatgataagtgtctgggttcatctcttggttctcaattctgttccacacatctacctctctatttttgtgccaataccatgctgtttgatcactatagatttatagtatagtgtgaagtctggtagtgtgattcctcctagtttgtttttatttctgagtaatgtcttagctattggaggttttttctggttccatataaaatgaagtactattttttctagatctttaaagtatgacactggtgctttgatagggattgtattaaatttgtaaattgctttcggtactatggacattttaacaatgttgattcttcctagccatgagcatgcatgtttttccatttgttaacatcttcagctatttcttttctcagagtatcgtaattttctttatagagatctttcacatccttgttaggtaaattcccaaatatttcatcttctttggcataacTGTAAAggcaatagagtccttgactgttttttcagcttgactgttattggtatatataaaagctactgatttgtgagtattgattttgtattctgagatgctactgtattccttgatcacttctaagagttttgtggttgagttcctggggttttccaggtataaaatcatatcatctgtgaagagcaaaagtttgatctcctctgattttgtttttcttttctttttgaagatcCTTGGGATTTTCACTGTGAATAATAATGCCATTAGTAAACATAGATAGtctttttccttactttttaatatgcatttttccttttcttgccttatgGTTCTAGCTAGAATTTCCGTTGCAATTCCAATGTGAATGTTGAAATTAGACATTTTTGTATCTCTCCCAGTCTAGGGGGAGAGCAGTCTCTCATTATTAACTATGATGTTATCTGTAGagtttttgcagattttttttatcaacataggaagttttcttctatttctatgcTTTTGTCATAGATGGAtaatgaattttttcaaatgctttttctgtatcaattaaTATATTTCCTTAAATGTCCATTAGAACCTGTGGCTGATGATGTTGTTCAGTTCTTTCACatctttgctgattttctgtctagttgTGCTATATTTTGCTGAATGAGTCGTAGGGAGGAGTGTTAATGTCTCCAATTATAATTTGTCTGTTTATTCCTTTAGTTTTATCACtttttgcttcacatattttTTCACTCTAACTTAGAACATATTCatttggaatttaattttttttcttctgtacccTCCAATCTGCCATTAAGctcataaaaattttcatttcagatattgtatttctcagttctagattttttaattttttttatagtttcaattttttttttttttcatttttcagccagggccagatttgaacctgccacctccagtatatggggccagcgccctactcctttgagccataggcagcACCCTATAGTTtcaattttttccctaaaatatcCCATGTCTTCACTTCTGAtgtccatttatttctttatattcatGAACATAATTTTAATAGTTCTTTTAGCTTTAACATCTGTTTCTATttaaattgaataatttttttctcttaaaaataggtTACTTTTTTACCATTACATGCATAGTAATAATATTTGATTTAAGGCTATGTGTTATCGATGCTGCACTGTTGAGAGTCTTGATCATGTTGTCCTCTTGTAAAGAGTTTTGAATTTTGTCTGGCAGTTAATTTACTAGCAGATCACATTATCCTACCAAGGTACGGTTTTAGGCTTTCTTAGAATGGGTCTGGAGTAAACTTTTCTGTAGGGCATACATAATTCTTATTTCTCAGACATGGTCTCACTGAACATGTGTTGTTCAGTGAGATTTATGTACTGTGGCTAGTTAGTGTCTGCCAGCACGTTATGGCCTCCAGTCTGTCTGTTCAGCTCAAAGCTCCCTAAAAGCTCTTTCTGCTGATACTCCTCCAAAAACTCTGCTTGTGCGTTTAGTATTGGACTAGTGATCTAAAAGTGACCCTCATGTAGATTTCTGGTGCTACTTTTCTATACAATTCTTTCCATGGTACCCTGCCCCACAAATTTTAGCTATTTAAATGCTCTAAACTCTGACCTCTATTTTTTCCACTCTGTGAGATTACTGAACTTTGTTTGGAATTCACTTCTCTGTGCCATGGTTGAAGAAAGGTCAGGGTGAATGTGAACTCATCTCATGTGTTTCCTTTCTCTCGAGAAATCTATACATGCAATGTCCCATGTATAATATCCCAAAACAATTGCTTCATATATCTTGTCTGTTTTTGTAGATGTTTACTATGGAAAGTAAGTGTGATGTCTATTATTGGCTAGGGCCATAATTCCACAGACACTGGTATTTTACTGAAAGTTAATGAAGTAATCTAAAGTGCATTTTAGGTTAAGGACCACTAAATAAGTTTAGTGATTTAAAAGTAGTAAGGACTAACTAACATTTATATAGTAGACATATAGGACAATATACCATCCTGATTTAATCATCACAATTCCACAAGGTAAATACTAATATTGTCTAATTATATAGATGCAACAAAACTGGAGAACTGCCACCCCACATCACATAACTGGTGAGTTGTaagagacagaattaaaaaaggCAATATTGTCTTTGACATTAGTATTTTTAACCCTTCACTGTAATGCCTCTCTGTAGGTATTAATAAATTATCTGTAAGGTTCAGTCAGATTAAGTTAAGAAAGGAGTGCTACTTTCTTCTCAAATAGTTGTTACTAGTGAGTAcatttcactaattttctttgtactatgtttttattttaaagcaggACTACATGATATAGTGTTATTATGATCATCATCACAAtaggctgtattttttttttttcttgaatagagtctccctctattgccaggctagaatgcagtagtgtcagcatagttcactgcagcctcaactcccaggcttaggttcaagctatcctcctgccttagcctccc encodes:
- the LOC128567736 gene encoding LOW QUALITY PROTEIN: uncharacterized protein LOC128567736 (The sequence of the model RefSeq protein was modified relative to this genomic sequence to represent the inferred CDS: inserted 2 bases in 1 codon), whose product is MGDPGPEIIESVPPAGPEASESTTDENEDDIQFVSEGPLRPVLEYIDLVSSDDDEPSTSHSDETLTSSEVKEDLPVESSSATQNGQDAILYLQTQVAEMSRVMXDLQSRSCFRFHHSRPSENSSVPWDISTSKEENLSTVEEETDCKSPSADDKGQPADPSQSRFTGLLKRMEQRGVIKRVTLQSETESCEGKPECVTSKKRLVPPLHPLLRIATTEVFKDPADCHHSSFMGHRVYPVAKDTSPFQPNPPAEGPIVEALEHSKRGNTTSPLDATSKEMEVMGCRFYHAASIAARAASYMAYMTQYQRKLWEDMEDLVHDPEFDRGKARCITSDGMDAGLWQLCTTRDIMDSVVRVMAMAVDYRRQAWLRLTSLTKKPQEKISHLPFDGSSLFGQDVKAVIAEENSIKENDYKDHNKYYNQHRYFYSHDQKAHYHNRGYSRGDWYKPRNHPYRYRKKGESPERHGYKN